One Gossypium hirsutum isolate 1008001.06 chromosome A11, Gossypium_hirsutum_v2.1, whole genome shotgun sequence genomic window carries:
- the LOC107896782 gene encoding uncharacterized protein has translation MGFGALRSIVRPLCRTLLSQASPASGTMSTLPSYLCPKPCLNSLLCGSIYRQSPWIAMSNQLHSLTDTRFPKRRPQDKPRRKRASLRPPGPYAWVKYTPGEPILPNNPNEGSVKRRNEKKRMRLRRAFKLAEAKKRKAQLQEANRKKKIKQVERKMAAVARDRAWAERLVELQGLEEEKKKAMA, from the exons ATGGGATTTGGGGCTTTAAGAAGTATCGTTCGACCACTATGTCGGACTCTCCTATCCCAGGCTTCCCCTGCTTCTGGAACTATGTCGACTCTCCCCTCTTATTTGTGCCCAAAACCCTGTTTGAATTCCCTTTTGTGTGGGTCTATTTACCGCCAATCTCCATGGATCGCGATGTCCAATCAGTTGCATAGCTTAACTGATACTCGTTTCCCAAAGAGAAGGCCTCAAGACAAGCCACGCCGAAAAAGAGCCAGCTTGAGACCACCTG GGCCATATGCATGGGTGAAGTATACACCAGGGGAGCCTATTCTTCCAAATAATCCTAATGAAGGGAGTGTCAAAAGAAGGAATGAGAAAAAGAGAATGAGGCTGCGCCGTGCGTTTAAATTG GCAGAGGCAAAGAAGAGGAAAGCTCAATTGCAGGAAGCTAATAGGAAGAAGAAGATTAAGCAAGTAGAGCGTAAGATGGCTGCAGTGGCTAGGGATAGAGCATGGGCCGAAAGGCTGGTGGAACTGCAGGGGCTTgaggaagagaagaaaaaggCCATGGCTTGA